From a region of the Thermus caldilimi genome:
- a CDS encoding Asp23/Gls24 family envelope stress response protein, whose protein sequence is MQGRVTVTEGALASLLALAAHEVPGVVGMAPAGLKDQVVRILGRQEASEGVVVRQDPASPGKYTADFYVVVAVGTRIPTVVESLAERVAFAAKKLAGVELSQVRVHVVGVGRG, encoded by the coding sequence ATGCAAGGACGGGTGACGGTAACCGAGGGGGCCTTGGCCTCCTTGTTGGCCCTGGCGGCCCACGAGGTGCCGGGGGTGGTAGGGATGGCCCCGGCGGGGCTTAAGGACCAGGTGGTGCGCATCCTGGGGCGGCAGGAGGCCAGCGAGGGGGTGGTGGTGCGCCAGGACCCGGCGAGCCCGGGAAAGTACACCGCCGACTTCTACGTGGTGGTGGCGGTGGGCACTCGCATCCCCACGGTGGTGGAGTCCCTGGCGGAGCGGGTGGCCTTCGCTGCCAAGAAGCTCGCCGGGGTGGAGCTTTCCCAGGTGCGGGTGCACGTGGTGGGGGTGGGGCGTGGCTAG
- the truB gene encoding tRNA pseudouridine(55) synthase TruB, which yields MALYAVDKPLYLTSHDAVEEARRLLGTRRVGHTGTLDPLATGLLLLVSDESTKLVPFLSGEDKEYIAWVSFGATTPTLDAEGPVSEEAPVRFERKDLESVLPSFLKLKEQVPPLYSAIKVGGKRAYEAAREGKPLELGTRPVRYLEVELLALDPEPIPHPIAPSAKGWRLAEKGGRKVELPKPLGPYPTAVIRLVVGPGTYVRAFARDLGEKLRTKAFLSGLVRTRIGKVGLERAVRLSELSPEKAIPETDVLPFPVVELSHTEARRVLEGVPLPIPALGYVALVDSRRRLLAIAEGDGFKLKIRRVFVKEA from the coding sequence ATGGCCCTCTACGCGGTGGACAAGCCCCTCTACCTCACCTCCCATGATGCGGTGGAGGAGGCGAGGCGCCTGCTTGGTACCCGCCGGGTAGGGCATACGGGAACCCTGGACCCTCTGGCCACGGGCCTTCTCCTTTTGGTTTCCGACGAGAGCACCAAGCTGGTCCCCTTCCTTTCAGGGGAGGACAAGGAGTACATCGCCTGGGTTTCCTTCGGGGCCACCACCCCCACTTTGGATGCGGAAGGGCCGGTGAGCGAGGAGGCGCCGGTGCGCTTTGAGCGCAAGGACTTGGAAAGCGTTCTCCCTTCATTTTTGAAGCTCAAGGAGCAGGTGCCTCCCCTCTACTCCGCCATCAAGGTGGGAGGAAAAAGGGCCTACGAGGCCGCTCGGGAGGGAAAGCCCTTGGAGCTTGGCACAAGGCCGGTAAGGTACCTGGAGGTGGAACTCCTTGCCTTGGACCCCGAGCCCATACCCCATCCCATCGCTCCCTCAGCCAAGGGTTGGCGGCTTGCGGAAAAGGGTGGGCGCAAGGTGGAGCTTCCGAAACCCTTGGGTCCCTACCCCACGGCGGTGATCCGCTTGGTGGTGGGCCCCGGCACCTATGTGCGGGCCTTTGCCCGGGACCTGGGGGAGAAGCTCAGGACCAAGGCGTTCCTTTCCGGGCTGGTGCGCACCCGCATCGGCAAGGTGGGGCTGGAACGGGCGGTGAGGCTTTCCGAACTCTCCCCGGAAAAGGCCATCCCCGAGACCGATGTCCTGCCCTTTCCGGTGGTGGAGCTCTCCCATACCGAGGCCCGGCGGGTGCTGGAGGGGGTGCCCTTGCCCATCCCCGCCTTGGGCTATGTGGCCCTGGTGGACTCCCGAAGAAGGCTTCTGGCCATCGCTGAGGGGGATGGCTTCAAGCTCAAGATAAGGCGTGTCTTTGTAAAGGAGGCGTAG
- a CDS encoding enoyl-CoA hydratase/isomerase family protein: MDLEGRYPSLAFTWPRLGVLEITLRGEKLNALGPEAHRDLARVWRDLEEVEGVKAILLRGQGGVFSAGGSFALIEEMRSSHEALMRVFWEARELVLGPLGFPRPVVAAVEGVAVGAGLALALASDVVVAGKKARLLDGHLRLGVAAGDHAVLLWPLLVGMAKAKYHLLLNEPLTGEEAERLGLIALAVEDEKVYEKALEVATRLAQGPKEALSLTKHALNGWFRTLVPHFEVSLALEFLGFSGKELEEGLKALKEKRPPRFP, from the coding sequence ATGGATCTAGAAGGTCGCTACCCTAGCCTCGCCTTCACCTGGCCTCGGCTTGGGGTGCTGGAGATCACCCTCAGGGGGGAAAAACTCAACGCCTTAGGCCCCGAAGCCCACCGGGACCTGGCCCGGGTCTGGCGCGACCTCGAGGAGGTGGAAGGAGTTAAGGCCATTCTTTTGAGGGGCCAGGGTGGGGTCTTCTCCGCCGGGGGTTCCTTCGCCCTCATCGAGGAGATGCGCTCCTCCCACGAGGCCCTGATGCGGGTCTTTTGGGAGGCGAGGGAGCTGGTGCTCGGGCCCTTGGGCTTCCCCAGGCCGGTGGTGGCCGCGGTGGAGGGGGTGGCGGTGGGGGCGGGGCTGGCCTTGGCCCTGGCCAGCGACGTGGTGGTGGCGGGCAAGAAGGCCAGGCTTCTGGACGGACATCTTAGGCTTGGGGTGGCGGCCGGGGACCATGCGGTCCTCCTTTGGCCCCTCCTGGTGGGCATGGCCAAGGCCAAATACCACCTCCTCCTCAACGAACCCCTCACCGGGGAGGAGGCGGAGCGGCTGGGCCTCATCGCCTTGGCGGTGGAGGATGAAAAGGTGTACGAAAAGGCCCTCGAGGTGGCCACCCGCCTGGCCCAAGGCCCCAAGGAGGCCTTAAGCCTCACCAAGCACGCCCTGAACGGATGGTTCCGCACCCTCGTGCCCCACTTTGAGGTGTCCTTGGCCCTGGAGTTTTTGGGGTTTTCCGGGAAAGAGCTGGAAGAGGGCCTGAAGGCCCTCAAGGAGAAACGCCCTCCCAGGTTCCCGTGA
- a CDS encoding pseudouridine synthase — MRLQAFLARAGVGSRRKAERLILEGRVRVNGAVARLGQKVGPGDVVEVDGRRVELPQERVVLALHKPRGYTTTRHDPHAAHTVFDLLPDIPGLHPIGRLDRDSEGLLLLTNDGHLTLRLTHPRYGVRKVYRVYTEKGTLPEAICRKLVQGVELEDGPARALFCRPAPGGALLTLTEGRKREVRRMLKAVGYPVRRLLRVQVGPIRLGNLPPGRWRRLSEEEVAALLRKSGLE; from the coding sequence ATGCGCCTGCAAGCCTTCCTGGCCCGGGCCGGGGTGGGAAGCCGCCGGAAGGCGGAGAGGCTCATCCTCGAGGGCCGGGTGCGGGTGAACGGGGCGGTGGCCCGCCTGGGGCAGAAGGTGGGGCCAGGGGACGTGGTGGAGGTGGACGGAAGACGGGTGGAACTGCCCCAGGAGAGGGTGGTCCTGGCCCTGCACAAGCCCAGGGGCTACACCACCACCCGCCATGACCCCCACGCGGCGCACACGGTCTTTGACCTTTTGCCCGATATCCCCGGCCTCCACCCCATAGGCCGCCTGGACCGGGACTCAGAGGGGCTCCTCCTCCTCACCAACGACGGCCACCTGACCCTCCGCCTCACCCACCCCCGGTACGGGGTCAGGAAGGTCTACCGGGTCTACACGGAAAAGGGCACCCTGCCGGAGGCCATCTGCCGGAAGCTCGTGCAGGGAGTGGAGCTGGAAGACGGCCCTGCCCGGGCCCTTTTCTGCCGCCCCGCCCCTGGGGGGGCCCTCCTCACCCTGACCGAGGGGAGGAAGCGGGAGGTACGGAGGATGCTCAAGGCGGTGGGATACCCGGTGAGGCGCCTCCTAAGGGTGCAGGTGGGCCCCATCCGCCTGGGGAACCTACCTCCAGGGCGGTGGCGCAGGCTCTCCGAGGAGGAGGTGGCGGCCCTCCTCCGGAAAAGCGGGCTAGAATGA
- the hpt gene encoding hypoxanthine phosphoribosyltransferase, which produces MKGMFTAGNGPVQIPAEAIEQRVKELGAQIAQDYQGKTPHLICVLNGAFVFMADLVRAIPLPLTLDFISISSYGNAYRSSGEVELLKDLRLPIHGRDVIVVEDIVDTGLTLAYLLDYLEARKPASIRVAALLSKPSRRQVEVPIHYLGFEIEDAYVYGYGLDRAQFDRNLPFITSIRPEEE; this is translated from the coding sequence ATGAAGGGCATGTTCACCGCGGGGAACGGACCCGTGCAAATCCCAGCCGAGGCCATAGAGCAACGGGTGAAAGAGCTGGGCGCCCAGATCGCCCAGGACTACCAGGGGAAAACCCCCCACCTCATCTGCGTGTTGAACGGGGCCTTCGTCTTCATGGCCGACTTGGTCAGGGCCATCCCCTTACCCCTGACCCTGGACTTCATCTCCATCAGCTCTTACGGGAACGCCTACCGCAGTAGCGGCGAGGTGGAGCTATTGAAGGACCTCCGCCTTCCCATCCACGGCCGGGATGTCATCGTGGTGGAGGACATCGTGGACACCGGGCTTACCCTCGCCTACCTCCTGGACTACCTCGAGGCCCGAAAGCCCGCCTCCATCCGGGTGGCCGCCCTCCTCTCCAAGCCCAGCCGTCGCCAGGTGGAGGTGCCCATCCACTACCTGGGCTTCGAGATCGAGGACGCCTACGTCTACGGGTACGGCCTGGACCGGGCCCAGTTCGACCGCAACCTGCCCTTCATCACCTCCATCCGCCCGGAGGAAGAATGA
- a CDS encoding queuosine precursor transporter: MKYLDLIAVLFAAVLLVSNVASTKLVVLGPFTFDGGTLLFPLAYIFGDVLTEVYGYRRSRRVIWLGFFALLLATLTFQGVAALPAPKDEESQRFAQAFGLLLGLTPRIVLGSLLAYFVGEFANAYVLAKLKVKTEGRFFWLRALTSTLVGQGLDTGIFLLVAFYGVFPPEVLWAVFLSNYVFKVGVEALMLPITYGVVGFLKRVEGLDVYDRDTDFNPFRLA, encoded by the coding sequence ATGAAGTACCTGGACCTGATCGCCGTTCTCTTCGCCGCCGTGCTTTTGGTTTCCAACGTGGCCTCCACCAAGCTGGTGGTGTTGGGGCCCTTTACCTTTGACGGCGGTACCCTGCTTTTCCCCTTGGCCTACATCTTCGGGGACGTGCTCACCGAAGTCTACGGCTATAGGCGTAGCCGCCGGGTGATTTGGCTCGGCTTCTTTGCCCTCCTCCTGGCCACCCTTACCTTCCAGGGAGTAGCCGCCCTCCCCGCCCCCAAGGATGAGGAAAGCCAGCGCTTCGCTCAGGCCTTCGGCCTCCTTTTGGGCCTTACCCCCAGGATCGTCCTGGGAAGCCTCCTGGCCTACTTCGTGGGGGAGTTCGCCAACGCCTATGTCCTGGCCAAGCTTAAGGTGAAGACGGAAGGACGCTTCTTTTGGCTTAGGGCCCTCACCTCCACCCTGGTGGGCCAGGGGCTGGACACGGGCATCTTTCTCCTGGTGGCCTTCTACGGGGTCTTCCCTCCGGAGGTGCTGTGGGCGGTCTTCCTCTCCAACTACGTGTTCAAGGTGGGGGTGGAGGCCCTCATGCTCCCCATCACCTACGGGGTGGTGGGCTTCCTTAAGCGGGTGGAAGGGCTTGACGTCTACGACCGGGACACGGACTTCAATCCCTTCCGCTTGGCGTAA
- a CDS encoding adenylosuccinate synthase, whose translation MPGVAIIGAQWGDEGKGKVVDALAQEADYVIRYQGGANAGHTVVAEGRVFKLNLLPSGVIHPHAVNVLGDGMVIDPFRFQEELAALRKEGFHPQVLVSERAHLVLPHHKHVESRHNFVGTTGRGIGPAYSDRARRVGIRAGDLLKEEVLRERVRRLLLEKPNSTREAGWDTEEKAMADLYRMREILAPFVADTGSLLREALKRGKRLLFEGAQATLLDLNYGTYPYVTSSHPTVGGILVGTGLNHKAITKVYGVAKAYATRVGEGPFPTELQGKLAHYLRERGGEYGTTTGRPRRVGWLDLVALKYACEVNGFDGLALTKLDVLSGLDRIRVAVEYLDGARPGETSPEAVRYLDLEGWGEVSGVRSREDLPTSLRRYLELIEEYTGVPVVLFSTSPRREDTFGAVSWV comes from the coding sequence ATGCCGGGAGTCGCCATCATAGGAGCCCAGTGGGGGGACGAGGGCAAGGGTAAGGTGGTGGATGCCCTCGCTCAGGAAGCCGATTACGTGATCCGCTACCAGGGCGGGGCCAACGCTGGCCACACGGTGGTGGCGGAGGGGCGGGTCTTCAAGCTGAACCTTCTACCCTCGGGGGTTATCCATCCCCATGCGGTGAACGTCCTGGGGGACGGGATGGTCATAGACCCCTTCCGTTTCCAGGAGGAGCTTGCGGCCCTGAGAAAGGAGGGTTTCCATCCCCAGGTGCTGGTTTCGGAACGGGCCCACCTGGTCCTTCCCCACCACAAGCACGTGGAAAGCCGCCACAACTTCGTGGGCACCACTGGCCGGGGCATCGGCCCCGCCTATTCCGACCGGGCCAGGAGGGTGGGGATCCGGGCTGGGGACCTCCTAAAGGAAGAGGTGTTAAGGGAACGGGTGCGCCGCCTCCTTTTGGAAAAGCCCAACTCCACCCGGGAAGCGGGCTGGGACACGGAGGAAAAGGCCATGGCCGACCTCTATCGGATGCGGGAGATCCTGGCCCCCTTTGTGGCGGACACCGGAAGCCTCTTGCGGGAAGCCCTCAAGCGGGGCAAGCGGCTTCTCTTTGAAGGGGCCCAAGCCACCCTGTTGGACCTCAACTACGGCACCTACCCCTACGTGACCAGCTCCCACCCCACGGTGGGCGGCATCCTGGTGGGCACGGGGCTAAACCACAAGGCCATCACCAAGGTGTACGGGGTGGCCAAGGCCTACGCCACGAGGGTGGGGGAGGGTCCCTTCCCCACGGAGCTCCAAGGGAAGCTGGCCCATTATTTAAGGGAACGGGGCGGGGAGTACGGCACCACCACGGGCCGCCCCAGGCGGGTGGGCTGGCTGGACCTGGTGGCCCTCAAGTACGCCTGTGAGGTGAACGGGTTTGACGGCCTGGCCCTCACCAAGCTGGACGTGCTCTCCGGGTTGGACAGGATTAGGGTGGCGGTGGAATACCTAGATGGAGCCCGGCCCGGGGAGACGAGCCCCGAGGCGGTGCGCTACCTGGACCTCGAGGGCTGGGGGGAGGTTTCCGGGGTGCGAAGCCGGGAGGACCTTCCCACATCCCTAAGGCGCTACCTGGAGCTCATCGAGGAATACACCGGGGTGCCCGTGGTCCTCTTCTCCACCAGCCCCAGGCGGGAGGACACCTTCGGGGCGGTGAGCTGGGTATAG
- a CDS encoding anthranilate synthase component II produces MRVLVIDNYDSFTYNLVQYLGELGASPIVWRNDRFQLEEVEALDPDRVLISPGPCTPLEAGLSLPLIARYAPRYPILGVCLGHQAIGMAFGGKVVPAPIVMHGKVSEIHHDGTGLFRGLPNPFPATRYHSLVVEEVPEDLRVNAWVEEAGGRTVMGFRHRQYPTHGVQFHPESYLTEAGKLILKNFLEDPWTR; encoded by the coding sequence ATGAGGGTGCTGGTGATCGACAACTACGATAGCTTCACCTACAACTTGGTGCAGTATTTGGGGGAACTGGGGGCAAGCCCCATCGTGTGGCGGAACGACCGCTTTCAGTTGGAGGAGGTGGAGGCTTTGGACCCGGACCGCGTCCTCATAAGCCCAGGCCCCTGCACTCCCTTGGAGGCCGGGCTTTCCCTGCCCCTCATCGCCCGCTACGCCCCCCGCTACCCCATCCTGGGGGTCTGCCTGGGGCACCAGGCCATCGGCATGGCCTTCGGGGGCAAGGTGGTGCCCGCCCCCATCGTCATGCACGGCAAGGTGAGCGAGATCCACCACGACGGCACCGGCCTTTTCCGGGGTCTGCCTAACCCCTTTCCCGCCACCCGCTACCACTCCCTGGTGGTGGAGGAGGTGCCGGAAGACCTCCGGGTGAACGCCTGGGTGGAGGAGGCGGGGGGGCGCACGGTGATGGGCTTCCGCCACCGCCAGTACCCCACCCACGGGGTGCAGTTCCACCCGGAAAGCTACCTGACGGAAGCCGGTAAACTCATCCTCAAGAACTTCTTGGAGGACCCATGGACGCGGTGA
- the pruA gene encoding L-glutamate gamma-semialdehyde dehydrogenase — protein sequence MTVEPFRNQPIETFQTEEAKREMREALRRVKAEFGRHYGLYIDGAWVETQERILSLNPSAPSEVVGSTAKAGRAEAEAALEAAWRAFRTWKDWPQEDRSRLLLKAAALMKRRRRELEATLVYEIGKNWVEASAEVAEAIDFLEYYARQALKHKYPSVEVVPFPGEDNESFYIPLGAGVVIAPWNFPIAIFTGMIAGPVAVGNTVVAKPAEDTVVIAAKVFEIFHEAGFPPGVVNLLPGEGREVGAYLVEHPRTRFVNFTGSLDVGLWIHERAAKLAPGQRWIKRVFLELGGKDALIVDETADLEAATEGILISAYGFQGQKCSAASRLIVTEKAFEPLMERVLKRAERLVVGPAEENPDLGPVASKAQEEKILSYIEIGKGEGQLVLGGERLEGEGYFIAPTVFTEVPPTAKIAQEEIFGPVLSVIRVKDFSEALEVANNTVYGLTGGVYSRKREHLERARREFHVGNLYFNRKITGALVGVQPFGGFNLSGTDTKAGGPDYLLHFLQMKTVAERF from the coding sequence ATGACGGTGGAACCTTTCCGCAACCAGCCCATAGAAACCTTCCAGACGGAGGAGGCCAAGCGGGAGATGCGAGAGGCGTTAAGGCGGGTCAAGGCCGAGTTTGGCCGCCATTATGGCCTCTACATCGATGGGGCCTGGGTGGAGACCCAGGAGAGGATCCTGTCCCTAAACCCCTCGGCTCCCAGCGAGGTGGTGGGGAGCACCGCCAAGGCCGGGCGGGCCGAGGCGGAAGCCGCCCTGGAGGCGGCTTGGAGGGCCTTTAGGACCTGGAAGGACTGGCCCCAGGAGGACCGGAGCCGCCTCCTCCTGAAGGCCGCCGCCCTCATGAAAAGGAGAAGGCGGGAGCTCGAGGCCACCTTGGTCTACGAGATCGGCAAAAACTGGGTGGAAGCCAGCGCCGAGGTGGCCGAGGCCATCGACTTCCTGGAGTACTACGCCCGCCAGGCCCTCAAGCACAAGTACCCCTCCGTGGAGGTGGTGCCCTTCCCTGGCGAAGACAACGAGAGTTTCTATATCCCCTTGGGGGCTGGGGTGGTCATCGCCCCCTGGAACTTCCCCATCGCCATCTTCACCGGGATGATCGCCGGGCCGGTGGCCGTGGGGAACACCGTGGTGGCCAAGCCCGCGGAGGACACGGTGGTCATCGCCGCCAAGGTCTTTGAGATCTTCCACGAGGCGGGCTTCCCTCCCGGGGTGGTGAACCTCCTGCCCGGGGAGGGGCGGGAGGTGGGGGCCTATTTGGTGGAGCACCCCAGGACCCGCTTCGTCAACTTCACGGGGAGCCTCGATGTGGGCCTTTGGATCCACGAAAGGGCAGCCAAGCTGGCCCCTGGCCAGAGGTGGATCAAGCGGGTCTTCCTGGAGCTTGGGGGCAAGGACGCCCTCATCGTGGACGAAACCGCCGACCTGGAAGCCGCTACCGAGGGCATCCTCATCTCCGCCTACGGCTTCCAGGGGCAGAAGTGCTCGGCGGCAAGCCGGCTCATCGTCACGGAGAAGGCCTTTGAGCCCTTGATGGAAAGGGTCTTGAAGCGGGCCGAGCGCCTGGTGGTGGGCCCCGCGGAGGAGAACCCCGACCTGGGCCCCGTGGCCTCCAAGGCCCAGGAGGAAAAAATCCTTTCCTACATTGAGATCGGCAAGGGGGAGGGCCAGCTGGTCCTGGGGGGGGAGCGCCTGGAGGGGGAGGGCTACTTCATCGCCCCCACCGTCTTCACCGAGGTGCCGCCCACGGCCAAGATCGCCCAGGAGGAGATCTTCGGCCCGGTGCTTTCCGTGATCCGGGTGAAGGACTTCTCCGAGGCCCTGGAGGTGGCCAACAACACCGTCTACGGCCTCACGGGTGGGGTTTACTCCCGCAAGCGGGAGCACCTGGAACGGGCCCGGCGGGAGTTCCACGTGGGGAACCTCTACTTCAACCGCAAGATCACCGGAGCCTTGGTGGGCGTGCAGCCCTTCGGCGGCTTCAACCTTTCCGGCACCGACACCAAGGCCGGGGGGCCCGATTACCTCCTGCACTTCCTGCAGATGAAGACGGTGGCCGAAAGGTTCTGA
- a CDS encoding proline dehydrogenase, translating into MNLDLMYRQAVLSVAGNPKVEALIKGRARSLVRRYVAGESLEEALQAAERLEAEGVHAILDLLGEMVHSEEEARGFQAGILELVRKISERPWPKYVSLKLTQLGLDLSEALALELMRGILREAEPRGVFVRLDMEDSPRVDATLRLYKALREEGFTGVGVVLQSYLYRTEKDLLDLLPYKPNLRLVKGAYREPKEVAFQDKRLIDAEFLHLGKLALKEGLYVALATHDPRLIAEVKRYNQAMGIPKERFEFQLLYGVRPEEQRRLANEGYTVRAYVPYGTHWYPYLSRRIAERPENLFLVLRSLLGG; encoded by the coding sequence ATGAACCTGGACCTCATGTATCGGCAGGCGGTGCTTTCCGTGGCGGGAAACCCCAAGGTGGAGGCCCTCATCAAGGGCAGGGCCAGGAGCCTGGTGCGCCGCTACGTGGCGGGGGAGAGCCTGGAGGAGGCCCTCCAGGCGGCGGAGCGGCTGGAGGCCGAGGGGGTGCACGCCATCTTGGACCTCCTGGGGGAGATGGTCCATAGCGAGGAGGAGGCCCGGGGCTTCCAGGCGGGCATCCTGGAGCTGGTCCGCAAAATATCCGAGCGCCCCTGGCCCAAGTACGTTTCCTTGAAGCTCACCCAGCTGGGCCTGGACCTCTCCGAGGCCCTGGCCCTGGAGCTCATGCGGGGCATCCTCCGCGAGGCCGAGCCCAGGGGGGTCTTCGTGCGCCTGGACATGGAGGATTCCCCCAGGGTGGACGCCACCTTGCGCCTCTACAAGGCCTTGCGGGAAGAAGGGTTTACCGGGGTGGGGGTGGTCTTGCAAAGCTACCTCTACCGCACGGAAAAAGACCTCCTGGACCTTCTCCCCTACAAGCCCAACCTCCGCCTGGTGAAAGGCGCTTACCGGGAGCCCAAGGAGGTGGCCTTCCAGGACAAGCGCCTCATCGACGCTGAGTTCCTGCACCTGGGGAAGCTGGCGCTAAAGGAGGGGCTTTACGTGGCCTTGGCCACCCACGATCCCCGCCTCATCGCCGAGGTGAAGCGCTACAACCAGGCCATGGGCATCCCCAAGGAGCGCTTTGAGTTCCAGCTCCTCTACGGGGTGCGCCCGGAGGAGCAAAGGCGTTTGGCCAACGAGGGGTACACCGTGCGGGCCTACGTGCCCTACGGCACCCACTGGTACCCCTACCTAAGCCGGCGCATCGCCGAACGGCCCGAAAACCTGTTTTTGGTGCTAAGGAGCCTCCTAGGAGGCTAA
- a CDS encoding GntR family transcriptional regulator codes for MQTFGFRRPNQVREAVYRHLKDLLLSGRFAPGERLSEPLLAQELGVSRTPVREALMRLAEEGLVELVPGKGARVRAFSPEEVEEVYGVRALLEGEAAREAALRATPWELAELEARLKAIDEAPREDYPEQMRRDLEFHRALVRLSGNKTLYRLYEDLLSSLALVRSALPNLSQEETTRKEHWAILEALKRRDPEGAKRAVEAHVGRFRDLVVGRLKGGV; via the coding sequence ATGCAGACCTTTGGCTTCCGCCGTCCCAACCAGGTGCGGGAGGCCGTCTACCGGCACCTTAAAGACCTTCTCCTCTCCGGAAGGTTCGCCCCGGGGGAAAGGCTTTCCGAGCCCCTCTTGGCCCAGGAGCTGGGGGTGTCCCGCACCCCGGTGCGGGAGGCCCTTATGCGCCTGGCCGAGGAGGGCTTGGTGGAGCTCGTGCCCGGGAAAGGGGCCCGGGTGCGGGCCTTCAGCCCGGAGGAGGTGGAGGAGGTCTACGGGGTGCGGGCCCTTCTAGAGGGGGAGGCGGCCCGGGAGGCGGCCCTGAGGGCCACCCCTTGGGAGCTGGCGGAGCTGGAAGCGCGCCTCAAGGCCATCGACGAGGCCCCTAGGGAGGACTACCCGGAGCAGATGCGCCGGGACCTGGAGTTCCACCGGGCCCTGGTGCGGCTTTCCGGGAACAAGACCCTTTACCGCCTTTACGAGGACCTGCTTTCCAGCCTGGCCTTGGTGCGGAGCGCCCTGCCCAACCTCTCCCAGGAGGAGACCACCCGCAAGGAACACTGGGCCATCCTCGAGGCCCTGAAAAGGCGCGACCCGGAAGGGGCCAAGCGGGCGGTGGAGGCCCACGTGGGGCGCTTCCGCGACCTGGTGGTGGGCAGGCTGAAAGGAGGGGTATGA
- a CDS encoding transposase: MKGAMTQTAHSLLWTLLALLPTPHLRESLKALLLLLLTGHGKARPQHSKTKSPSALSRFLNRYPWPTRALIRLARKKAQETLHRARPRRGPKPRLLVVLDLVTLEKRGLFPALPLSFFHGKWGLHLVVLYLVLGELRIPWAYRVWRGKGEKALSLLALRLLASLPPWMRKSFHLRVVADAAFGTARFLVGVRGLGLEAVVGMRRDRKTREGLPLFGLRRQGSRVHLRGLPFPVWVSWYRYPLPGGGWEWRYVVATFPAGPRTVLVWGRRRFTIEHFFRTVKSEFSLGRFGQRTALGVHRFLVLSFLAYLLAHWVRLAPDGRGLSWREAGWAAARLLLPEVVLRVLMAELGALGLWPPPAGGRGCSCRVFGRCKF, from the coding sequence ATGAAGGGTGCCATGACCCAAACGGCCCATTCTCTACTCTGGACCCTCCTGGCCCTCCTGCCAACCCCCCACCTCCGCGAATCCCTCAAAGCGCTTCTTCTCCTCCTTCTCACCGGCCACGGCAAGGCCAGGCCCCAGCACAGCAAGACCAAGTCCCCTTCCGCCCTCTCCCGCTTCCTCAACCGCTATCCCTGGCCCACCCGCGCCCTCATCCGCCTGGCTCGCAAGAAGGCCCAGGAAACCCTCCACCGGGCCAGGCCCAGGCGGGGGCCCAAGCCCAGGCTCCTGGTGGTCCTGGACCTGGTCACCCTGGAGAAGCGGGGCCTCTTCCCCGCCTTGCCCCTCTCCTTTTTCCACGGCAAGTGGGGGCTCCACCTGGTGGTGCTCTATCTGGTGCTGGGAGAGCTGCGCATCCCCTGGGCCTACCGGGTGTGGCGGGGGAAGGGGGAGAAGGCCCTTTCCCTCCTTGCCCTGCGTCTTCTGGCCTCCCTGCCCCCCTGGATGCGCAAGTCCTTCCACCTTCGGGTGGTGGCCGATGCTGCCTTCGGCACCGCCCGGTTTCTTGTGGGGGTGCGGGGGTTGGGTCTGGAAGCGGTGGTGGGGATGCGGCGGGACCGAAAGACGCGGGAGGGGCTTCCCCTCTTTGGGCTCAGACGGCAGGGGAGTCGGGTGCATCTGCGGGGACTTCCCTTTCCCGTGTGGGTGAGCTGGTACCGCTATCCCTTACCCGGGGGAGGGTGGGAGTGGCGGTACGTGGTGGCCACCTTTCCTGCGGGGCCACGGACTGTGCTGGTGTGGGGGCGGCGGCGGTTTACCATTGAGCACTTCTTCCGCACGGTAAAGAGCGAGTTTTCCCTGGGGCGTTTTGGGCAGCGGACGGCCTTGGGGGTGCATCGGTTTCTGGTGCTGTCCTTCCTGGCTTACCTGCTGGCCCACTGGGTGAGGCTAGCTCCAGACGGGAGAGGTCTTTCTTGGCGGGAGGCTGGGTGGGCAGCGGCGCGCCTGCTGCTGCCGGAGGTGGTCTTGCGGGTCCTCATGGCCGAGCTGGGAGCTTTGGGTCTTTGGCCCCCGCCTGCGGGGGGAAGGGGGTGTTCATGCAGGGTATTCGGGAGGTGCAAGTTTTGA